Sequence from the Fragaria vesca subsp. vesca linkage group LG4, FraVesHawaii_1.0, whole genome shotgun sequence genome:
ATCGAAATAATTGATTTTTAGGAAAGGAAATAATCGAAATATCACGTCCGAGAGGGAAAAAGAAATTTTGATGAAATATAAGATACTTGTATATCTTCCTTAAACAAAAAAAAACAAAAAAAAATAAAAATAAAAAAATTCTCCAAATTGAGTCCAAAAGAAAACGGGATAAGGAATAAGAAAAGGAATAGGAATAAGATTGCCCCCAAATCCCTATAAAAGAGAGTAGGATGAATCCCTAACGCCTCCATCTATCTCTCAGAGAAAACAAAAGCCTCCATCTCTCAGAAAAGAAGAAAACAAAATACTTACGTTAGAAGAATCAAAGGGACCATGACTATAGGCGCAGTCGCACTGGCTGGAGAAAGCCTAAAGGACAGGCTAATCTACGTAAGGGTAGCAGGATTCTTGAAGGATTTTTGGTATGTGATTGAGGAGAAGTCGCTGATGGAATCAGCCCTATCATCTGCCAATGAGGTGATTGGATGTGAATCTGAAACAGATAGAGTCAGACGACTCCCTCTTCCCGATTCATTTTCGCCTACTAACAACCTTGCTGTTGTAAATTCCTGTGCGTATCTGATTGGTGGAGATGGGTATACACTCAAGCATATGCAAGATGAATCTGTTGGATTTCGTCACATAGACTTGAGTAATTTGGATATGGGAGTAGACGAATGGCTCTTAGGAGGTGGGAAACTTGTAGACGCTCAATTTGGGGGAGGAGTAGCTCTTGGCCATGATGGTTATGCTTATTGTGTTGGACCTACAGTCTACCGATTCCGTCCCGGAGTAGACATGACATTGGAGAAGTTGCCGGTACCGCCACAAGGTGCCAACCCCAGGCCCAAGGGATTATTACATAGGCTACGTCTTCTTGGTCTTACTAAGAAAAACTATACGTCTACTCTTTACGGGGTGGAGCCTACCATCCCCATGTCATGCTCTCGTATGATTTGGAGTCACAAAAGTGGGACGAGGATGCGCTTGATGACAACTTGTGGGGTAATTGGTCTCCTGGCGCGGTGCTCTTCAACGATCGCTACTTGTTTTCTTTTGGCACCAGGAGTCCAAAACGGAAACCAAAACCGGGAGAAGAAGAAGAAGCCAAGATAATAGGGTGGAGGGAGGTTGTACTGCGGGATGAGGTGGTTCCTGGAATATATGTTTTTGATATTGAAAAGGGTCAATGGCTCCCAGAACCAGTTAAGGGTCTCCCGAATGACGGGAAGGTGATGCCTCATGCTTATCGGCCATTACCAGGAGCATCAGTTGATTGCCGAGATTGGTTTCCACGGTTGTTCCAGATCAGGAAGGACGAGGACGACCACCGCTTGGCTTTGCTGTGGGATATTGGCATGACTAACATCTGTAAACTTATTTGGTGTAAGTTCACGATCAAAATATGTGATACTAGTACTAGTAATAACCCCCGCTTCTCTGCTAATTCGCTGTCACGAGGATTCTGTCCGCTTGATGAGACCACCTTCCAGGTCATCAATTCTGCTGTAGGGATGTAAGCACAGCAGTTACTACTAATTTGTTTAGGGCTTTTTCCAAAATAATATTTATCTATTAGCACATCAGATGTGCGTTGGTGATGTACCATTTGAAAGAAGTGCATTTTGCCTTAATCATATTTCGTTTCGTTTTCCAAAATCCCCCTATTTGTTCTGTTTTGCATCTCTGCATACTGGATCTCGATCTTGTTCAGTTGCTCCTGTTGTGAAAATCATGGTATCCATCTTTCTCTTTCAAGTTTGAAGAATCTAGTTCGATAAACTACACGGAGAGTTGATACACATGTGCATCACTCTGCTTGCATGAACCAGAAGCATCTGATGAGGTAGAAAACTATGTTCCTTTTAGTTTGTTTCAGTGAACTTGATATAGTTACAGATTCAATCTTTTCATATCTCTGTGACTGTTGAAGTTTCTAACTACTAACTATGAGAATCAACTTGGATTGCCCGGTAGTCATATTCAGAGATGGAAAACATCTTACACTTAAGGAAGTTTTTAAGAGTTTGGACTTGACAGGGTAAATATTGCTCTTCCTGAAACTGTTTATCTATGAATAATTAAAGCTCTCTCTCATGCACATTGGTTTTTCCTTATTTTAGGTATGATCTGAATGTTGACTTATTGGATGTTCATGCGGATAAGACTACTTTTCATCGATTTGACAAGTTCAACCTGAAGTATAATCCATGTGGCCGGAGCAGTCTCAGAGAGATATTCTGGAAGCGAGACAATCTAATCCAAGGTATGATCATTTTGAAAGTTAAACTGTTAAAATCAGGATATCATACTTGTGCATATTCTTGTTAGGTCTTGGTTGATTTACCTTTGATAATCTATTATTATCTTATATAGATTGAAGTGCATAGCATTTCAATCTCTTCAGCTGGACTTGTCTTGTAAAGTTAATGTTTTATTCATGTGTACAATTGCAGGACGATTTTTAGCATAAGTAACAAAGGAAGTTTTGAAAGATCTCGAAGCCATGAAATACCAGGTTATCCCTCTTTAACATTTTATAGGAAGATTTGCTTGCATTGATCATTTATGCATGTCTGATAATGAATTTCTCTTTTTGCAGATGGCAGAGTACAGGATTTCAGTTTATGGGAGAAAACAAAGTGAGTGGGATCAACTGGCTAGTTGGTTTGTTAACAATGACATTTACAGCGAGAATGTAGTATGGTTAATACAGGTATATTAATGCTCTTTTAGTCTTGTTCTGGTAGCTGTTCTATTCTTGGTAGTCAATGTCTATCTTCATTGCTGAGATCTTGTATTTGTGACATTGTTGTTGTACTTGGGAGTTGGTTGGATTGGTGTAACATATTGCAAACAAATTTTTTTTTCCAGCATATAGAGCCGGACCTTATTTTAAGTATAATGTTTGAGTTTATATTGTATAAACACATTCCAGGAGAGGTAACAGTAAGGTTGTTTTATATTGTGCTTATATCGTGTTAGACATCAGCCATAAATCTGTAGTAGTTGTTGATATTTTAGCCAAACCTTTTCAAAAAATGGCGGTAGCCAACGATCTTCTACATGCAAATTTGGCATACTTTAGGGTTTAACTTTGCTTCTTTTCCTATTTTGCTCCAGATCTATTATTATTACCCTTTCTCTGCTGTTACCGACAATGCAAAGAACTACAATGATCTTTGGTGGAATATTACAACGCCTATAGGTTTGAAACTAAATAATTTGATAAATGAGATACGACGCCAAAGATGTTCCTACCTTCGGTATGTTTCTATATTTTTTTACTTCTGGTGTATATACTACTTTTTCCTCTATATCACTTTGGGCCAGTCAGCACCCAGGTGGTAGTTGCCCTCGGGTCTTGCTAGGATTGCCATGGTCTTAGACCTGGCAACCTGCTGCTCTTTAGTTTCTTACCAGAAAGAATCAGACAAATATGTCTTGCTATCTTTAATTGCCATCAGGTCAGTGTTTTACAAAGCGCTTTTATAAAAAAAAAACTTCTGCTTCTGGGCGACTATTATGTTATAATAACAGCATCCAGATTATATCCTTTGCATCATATTTGTTCCTTCATATTAGGTTGTCTCAGTCAGATCTTTTTCCTTTTTCATTTCTACGTAGCTGCCCTTGCCCAATCATCTCATTTGTTGGGCATCAACACATACTAAATTAGAAATAAATGTGAAACTACGACCAACTGGATGAATATAACATAGCGAGGTAACTGCATAAATTTTGTTCACGTAATGTATGCAAGGCAGAAGTGTGGTGCCTCTTTTTGTGTCATCACTGTTATCAGAGTAAAGGAGGGTTTGTGTCTGGTCAGTGCAACATCTGATCTCATAAAGTAATTTGTATTGGATGTTAGTAGTTGATGCATTCAGTTCCTCCATTTTTTCTTCCCCAGGGATGCTTTTCTTCTCTTATATCGTAGAAGACAAGAGCTTGAATGGCCTCTCATATGCTGAGTTCCTAATACATATCGATCGGCAAATTCAAATGAAAATGTGATCACTTAGGAGCTTCTTCAAAATTGTTACAAGTTTTGATTGATACGCTCGTTGCTTGGGCCATCAGATAATGAGGGTACAAAACTGTGAAGGTCAGCTCCTTTTGCTACTCAGAATGAATACCTTCCCCTTCACCAGTTAGAACTAGTGCAGCTGAGTTGTTTACCAAAGAAATCGAAGATGAGTTTTGGTGTGAGGATTTGTTTGGTTTTCTTTCAGCGGTGATTGGTAAATGTGGACAAATACAAGTTACATACAAGTATTCATAACTTGGTAGTAAAAGATGTTCTACAACATGTTTCACCTCCAGCCTCTTTCCTGCTTTATGTCCTATTAATCGAGTTCAAATTAAGTCATATTATACTGGTAAATGATTCCAGGCCTGATCCGATTGAAGCATTGAAATGAATAGGTAGGGTTGAGTTTGAAGAATGTAAAATTATGAGCTCCTGAAAGGCAAATACCCATCCAAAAATCTAATTTGTTACAGAATGTTGGTCTTCATATCATGTTAAATGCTTATTTCGCATCAGGTTGGGTTGTGTTTATACCAAATCCCAACTCTCAAGAGTTCGCTGTTTTATATATACCTTCAAACTCAGGCCTTTCAGCCGTAAGATGTGTCATAATTGCATACTTCTAGTCTAGGAATTGTGTTTTTTTTTTTTTTTTCCCCGATGGTGTTCTAGTCTTAGATTTTGAATATACCATACCATGTATAATGTTTTATACATCATACAAGAATAGAATCCATATGGTTATAGTTGCTCGAAAATACCTATGTATAGGCCCGTAGAGATGGATGAATGAGTTGAGATCAGTCAAGTGAATGGTCTATACACACTGAAATGTAAATGAACATCTATACACACATGAAATTTGTTTATATTAGCAATTCTCCGTTTTATCTTTTTCTTTTTTCTGTAAAAAAGTTTGGTAGCTTAGCTCCGAGGCTCAATAAGGATTCTTCCAGCATTCTTTTGGGTCCGGTTTAACGAACTTTCACCGAAAAATAAAACCAATTTGCGTATGTTCAAGTATGGACTCTCTAGTTTAACACAATACACAATCCTAGTTTTCTCTCCCAAACCCAAAGGCCGCCTTCGCCTTCCTGCAAACTTCCATCTATGTTCGGTAGCGCCTTGAATCCCTTGATGGCGGGCCTGGCTCTTGCCTTGCCGCGTCAATGGTCAGCTGCCGAGCGGGGAATTGGGATCCAATCATCTAATGCTCCTAGGTTCTGCCAAAGAGAGGATGGGCGGGCTATGATGTGTGGTTTGGCTAAGGGAGAGAGATGTGGGGGGTGTCGTGACTATTCACATCTAGAGATTTGTGACGTTCTTCGACGACGACGTCTGCGTTTTGATCCGATGAGATCTGTGATGCGAAAGCTGGGTCTCAATCTGTAGTCGAATGGAGTTGTGCCTAGCTTGAGGTAGATTGGTTTGGTGGCAAGGTAGGGAGGCGGCACGGTTCCTTTTGGGGCGACGTGGTTCGCAGCAGCGTGTGACACAAATCTATGATTTCCTCCTCTATGATATAGAATTAATACAATAACGGTTGGAGATGCTATAAATCGAAAAACAAAGGTAAGACAAGTTGGATACAAAATGGGCCACAAAACGCATAGACTTATTCCATTCTGGGCTTTGTAAAATGTCCATTGATCCAGTTCTAGAAGAATGCTACGCCTCTTTCATTTTCTCTTTTTAATGCTAGACTTAAAAATAAAAGACTTACAGTCACCCCAAAATTTCCAAACCCCAAAGCAGCAGCAAACCCCCAACCCCTCCCTCTCTCTCTATCTCTATCCATCGCCGCTCCCCCAAAACCCTCGCCACCGCCTCCGCCAGGTGGCCAACCAAGCTCCGATTCACCACCGAACACTAATCCAACCGTAGAAACAACCAAAAAGAACTCCAATGGCAACCACGGCGAGTTCCGAAGTCTCCGACGGCCCGGTCCTCAGCCTCATCAACAAGCGCATCCGCGGCCTCCGCAAGAAGCAGAACCGCATCAGCCAGATGGAGGAGTCTCTCGCCCAAGGCAAAACCCTCAACAACGAGCAACTCGAGGTCCTCCGCACCAAGTCCGCCATCGTTGCCTCCATCGACGAGCTCGAGAAGCTTCGCCAGCCTCTCTCCGTCGCCGTCGCCGAGGAAATCAGCCTCGCCGTCCAGGTCACCGCCCCTCCCGCCGCCGCCGCTACTGAGCCCGAAGAACACCACGAAACTCCCCCCAATGCTGTGCAGCAGAGCGGCGAATCCGCCGCCGACGTCGATGAGCAGAACCACCACCAGGCGGCGGTGGAGGAGCTTCTGAACCTGCTCTACTTTGGCTCGTTGTTCGATGTCAAGACGCAGAGTGACTTCACCTCGATTATGTTCACCAGGAGCCACGAGAGAGGGTGCTGCTTGACCTATGACACCGTCACTGATGACGACACTGATATGCTCGCCGAGAAGGACTTGGATTTGCTCTCCTCACTCAGTGGCTTGTTGATCTCCAGGCCGGTGGCTTCGGGCTTATCTCACAAGAATGCTCTGCAGCGCTGCATTGAGCACGCCAAGCTATGGCTCGCTAACTCAGACCAGCCAATTGAGCCTAATTCTAGTGTCACATGTAAAGCTTCCGTGGCATTTTTATTGTTTAAGTACTGCATTGGTGTTGTTATGTAGGTTTTCGCTGACATGGATGATTTTAATTTTTGCAGATGTGAGTTTGAGAGAGAGGCTTAGTAAGATTATGGCTTCGGACTACTTTACCATCACTCCAGAAATGAAAGCTCCGGAGGCAATGGCAGCTGCTGCTGGTGGAAACTTTGCTCCGTTTCAGGTGAGGGGTGTGGATGTGGACAGTTCATTTGTACAGTTTCAGCAGCAGAAGGTATAACTTGATAGTTTTAGAGTTTGAATAATTGTGATCGGAAATGATTATTCTGATCTTAATGTATTGTGATACATGTGTGAGGTGTTTGTTCTTATTATTAGAAAAGGTTGTTGGAATATGGTTTTGTGTGCTCTAAATATTGTGTAGAAGTTTCTCCTGGAGTTGATTAATGCTTTAATACATGAACAGAAGAAAGTGACAAGTAGTAATTGATGCTTAACAAGCTATATACTAATCATATAAACCATGTTTAGACCAACTGTTCACAGCATAGCATTTATAGTGGCACAGCTGTTTATAGTCATGCTTATATTTTTATTGCAATTGTTGGAAACTTGAAAGTTTAGCATGCTTGATCTGGTTCTAGTTCTAATTGAATTGTACTGGTTTGTGTTGAAGAGAAACTGTAACCTGTATGAAGGTTTAACCAATTAGCTGTTGTTAGAAACCAGTTTGTTATAAATGGAATGGTGGCTGTTGTTTTCTCTATGCAGATAGAGGTTGTTCTAATAACCTAATATCAATTTGCACCACTGGTCTGATTCATTTCTGTGATAAAATAAACGACATTATAAGAAGTCTTATATCATTAGTTCCTCTTAATGTTTTTAAAAACAAATTCTTGATATGATGCAACTGAAGCTCCTAGGTTCTTGCTTTACCTCTGACTTTCTCTAATTTTTCCTAAACTTCTCGGCCATATAAAATTGTTGCTTTGGATATTTCTCATACTTCATTTGGCTGAATGCGAGTCATTTTACTCGAGTTCTCCACATGCCAAATTTTTTGCTGGAGTTGATCATGTGATGATCTCGTAGTATCTAATGTTAGGATCTCATGGTGCTCTTTAGTTTATTTGGGGATGATGTGTACTACCTTTATTTCAGTCTAGTTTGCCAATTGAGTGCTGCCGTGGGACACATTTAATGCTGTGCTCCTGGTTTATTTGTTTTGGGCCTTCCTTGTATATATCTCCTGGATTGCAGTCTCTACTTTTATGGTTTCATTATCCCTGGTTTTCAAATGAAAATGACTTGAGACTTTTGATTGGGGACAATTATGTTGAATTTCACTATGCAATGGGATAAATTTCTATAGGTGATATTTTAAGGGATATAATGCTCAAATAAGCAGAAGCGTGATACCTGCTTTGGAGACTCTCGCTTGGAATTGGTATTGTTTTCTTTGCATGTGAGAGATGGTTTGTTCTACTGTATTGAGATCAGACCAAATCTTGGATTCAAGGGTTTCTAATGCAGCATCTTTATTTTTTTTTTTTTTTTTCTTTTTTCTTGACATACCTTTTAATGTACTGAGGTTATCTTTATTTTCAAGGTCTGTTTATGTAGTATGGTGTTTGGTTGTTTTTGGTTTATTTAACTATGAATAATGAATAGAGATATCTTTGTTGATGTGCCTTTTCCACTCACATCCTCCGGGATATACATCCCTTGATCTGCTGTTTATGTTCACAACCTATCTCATGTTCCGTCACTTCTTGACTTAAGCTATCTCTTTGCATGCTATACATTCTCTGAACGATGTTTGCAACCAGCATTTTTAAAATACTGCCTAGATGGTTCGGCAATGTAAGTCATTGGAGTGTATTGTTAGATTACTTGAAATATTGGCTATATAAGCAAATATTTGTTATTAATATAGTTATGTTTACAGTCATGTGCTGACTTCTTTATATGCTCTGTAGGGTGAGGAGATGCCAAATCTAGAAGGACATGACAGTGGTGATAATCAATCGGGTCCTGTTGAGGAGGTTCAGAAGGTGCTCTCAGCTTAGCATTTAAGTCAATTCATCCTGTTTAACATTTTTTCTTCCTGGAAACTAGTCTGTAAGTTATTAAAATTTGGGAGGTTCTTGGTTTGCAGGATGAATTTGAAACCGAAAATTTTGCAGAGGTTGTCTTGGTTCAACATGAACAAATCAAGCCAGAAACAGAAGTAGAGCATAATGAGAGAGATGTAGAATTCGAGCAACATAATGGTCCACGTAGGCAGTATCAAAACCAAAGAGGTGGCCGTGGAGGAGGCCGTAGAGGTTACTCTAATGGCCGTGGTGGCCGAGGCAGAGGAGGTGGTTCTTACCAGAATGGTCAGAACCAGTTTTATGACCAGCCTGGAAACTATTATTCAAGGAATTACAATAGGGCAAGGGGCGGTAGAGGTGGTGGTCCGTCTTACAACAACCATGGTTCAGCTCAAGATGGCCATGCCTCAGCTAACATTGGAGTTGCTTCTTAACGGTACTCATACTCTTGGTAGGATGCTCCTTACTAGTTTTACATGTGGGTGGTGAAAACGTTTTCTGCTTTTGTTGGAAAGTGTATTGGATATGGGTTTGCTGCTGTTGACGGATTTATCATCCATGAACTTTCTCGTTTCTCTGTAGTTCAGCCAATGGGTTTTGGTCGAAACCATCCAGGGATAGATTTTGCATTAGTTTTCTTGGACAATGTTTCAGGATGGTGGCAGGCAACTTAACTTCTCAGTATGATTCTATTTTATGGTCGTTTCTCTAGTACTAGATCTTTTAGTCTTTGTTGATGGAATCATCTTGAGATGAAATGGGTCATTGAATACTGTCTCCGTTCTATTACAAGGCCCATTTATATTGATAAGTTTCGGCACTTCGTTATCTTTTTTGTTTTTGTTTTTTCGTGTCTCGTTTATTTTTTGCTTCAGCAAAGAAAAGGAGGGAAATGGAATAGACTGGTGAGCGAGAAGCATATATAGATGAAGTGAACCATAACATACTTGGTCCAGGAATATAAACCTTTTAGTGTTAGTGGTCTTCACGTTTTGCTTTCCCCAAGGGCCACGCCAGTCGGTGACTGCCTACCGTCGGCATTTATAAATATTAAAACATGACTATTTTCTGCTGATTCTCTGTCGAAGCAAAATTTGGGACTACTCCTAATATGTGTGGAAGGCGAGAAGGCATCTATGATCTATCACACTTTTAGTTCTTTCGCCAGAAGTTTTGTTTTTTGTTTTATGTTTTTTATTTCCTTTTTCTTATTCGATTACAGCTTTGCTAGAAGTTCATGGATGTGACTATAGAAGAGCAAGTAATGGCCCTAATTGGTTAATTGAGCAATGTTTAGACTAATTGCATGAATGGAGAATATAATCCTTCTAAAAACTTCTCCAATATCCGATAAAAAAATATAAAAAAACTCCTCCAATATTAACAGAGATGCATCGTTTTGACGTCAGTCTGCTCCTTGATTATTTATTAGGGTTATTCCTTCTGCGTTTTCAACTTCCTGGAGCACACCAAATTGTCAACTTAATTAGCGGCGCCGCAAGTCATCTTCCATCAGGATAAAGAAAAGAAAAATGGTGTGGTAATACATATATAGTACATACACTGAAATTTGAGAGTTGTTATTATATAGAAAGGCCAATATCGACGGTCGACAAAAATAGTTGAATGATTTTGAAAAGACAAAAATTTACCAACGGTTTCTAAACTATTGTGTGAAAGCCAACTTAATACCGATTTTGACATCAACAAGATACATCAATCAAATTTTTGTGATGGACCGTAAAGACCTAAAAAATGTTAATTGACCAATTTACCCTTCTCTTTTTTTTTTTTTTGTTCTTGTTCTTGTTCTTGTTCTTCATGTTCAACGCCAGAAACAGAGATTTACATCTGCACGTTTTGGCTTCTCTTTGTTCTTATTCTTTCAAACGAATCCTGATTACCGCCAATTACAATTAAAACCCTCAGA
This genomic interval carries:
- the LOC101315141 gene encoding uncharacterized protein LOC101315141 isoform 1 — protein: MATTASSEVSDGPVLSLINKRIRGLRKKQNRISQMEESLAQGKTLNNEQLEVLRTKSAIVASIDELEKLRQPLSVAVAEEISLAVQVTAPPAAAATEPEEHHETPPNAVQQSGESAADVDEQNHHQAAVEELLNLLYFGSLFDVKTQSDFTSIMFTRSHERGCCLTYDTVTDDDTDMLAEKDLDLLSSLSGLLISRPVASGLSHKNALQRCIEHAKLWLANSDQPIEPNSSVTYVSLRERLSKIMASDYFTITPEMKAPEAMAAAAGGNFAPFQVRGVDVDSSFVQFQQQKGEEMPNLEGHDSGDNQSGPVEEVQKDEFETENFAEVVLVQHEQIKPETEVEHNERDVEFEQHNGPRRQYQNQRGGRGGGRRGYSNGRGGRGRGGGSYQNGQNQFYDQPGNYYSRNYNRARGGRGGGPSYNNHGSAQDGHASANIGVAS
- the LOC101315141 gene encoding uncharacterized protein LOC101315141 isoform 2; amino-acid sequence: MATTASSEVSDGPVLSLINKRIRGLRKKQNRISQMEESLAQGKTLNNEQLEVLRTKSAIVASIDELEKLRQPLSVAVAEEISLAVQVTAPPAAAATEPEEHHETPPNAVQQSGESAADVDEQNHHQAAVEELLNLLYFGSLFDVKTQSDFTSIMFTRSHERGCCLTYDTVTDDDTDMLAEKDLDLLSSLSGLLISRPVASGLSHKNALQRCIEHAKLWLANSDQPIEPNSSVTYVSLRERLSKIMASDYFTITPEMKAPEAMAAAAGGNFAPFQGEEMPNLEGHDSGDNQSGPVEEVQKDEFETENFAEVVLVQHEQIKPETEVEHNERDVEFEQHNGPRRQYQNQRGGRGGGRRGYSNGRGGRGRGGGSYQNGQNQFYDQPGNYYSRNYNRARGGRGGGPSYNNHGSAQDGHASANIGVAS